The following proteins are encoded in a genomic region of Dialister hominis:
- a CDS encoding Pr6Pr family membrane protein: MPVALIYRWVIFVLLIIGLILLMKHKVLTPFVFWSRIQYYTFSTFTLFVLWLGATLMKVDMPVLYTADFRYAVAASLGTLSLMYHLIVRPGAIRTHKLNDISYEHFSFYNYIFHYIIPILMMIDYILFVDKREMHWYTMITWMVYPALYVVFVYFRAWLTIVLHGKSHLYPYTFMDPNFHNILVITKGVLMVGLRFFIIGIIVYAVGAGLWALGIPPLSWTFNG, encoded by the coding sequence ATGCCGGTCGCTTTAATTTACCGCTGGGTGATCTTCGTCCTTCTGATCATAGGGCTGATCCTCCTGATGAAGCATAAGGTCCTGACGCCTTTTGTTTTTTGGTCAAGAATCCAGTACTACACATTTTCCACATTTACCCTGTTCGTACTCTGGCTGGGCGCGACGCTCATGAAAGTGGACATGCCGGTTCTTTATACCGCCGACTTCCGCTACGCTGTCGCAGCGAGCCTTGGGACACTGTCGCTCATGTACCATCTCATCGTGCGGCCGGGCGCCATAAGGACCCACAAGCTGAACGACATCAGCTACGAACACTTTTCCTTTTACAACTACATATTCCATTACATCATTCCGATCCTGATGATGATCGACTACATTCTCTTCGTAGACAAGCGCGAAATGCACTGGTACACCATGATCACATGGATGGTTTACCCTGCACTCTATGTCGTCTTCGTCTACTTCAGGGCATGGCTGACGATCGTTCTCCACGGGAAGAGCCATCTCTATCCCTACACCTTCATGGATCCGAATTTCCATAATATCCTTGTCATCACGAAAGGCGTCCTCATGGTAGGCCTGCGCTTCTTCATCATCGGCATCATCGTCTATGCCGTCGGAGCAGGCCTCTGGGCACTTGGCATTCCGCCCCTTTCCTGGACGTTTAATGGATGA